The DNA region AAGGTCGAGGCGAGCATCGTGCCGCCGACGCAGTAGCCTGCGGTGTGCACCTTCATCTCGCCGGTCGCCTTCTCGATCACGTCCATCGCCGTGAGCGGGCCTTCGGTCATGTAGTCGGCCCAGGTCTTCTTGCCGAGCTCCTTGTCTGGGTTGACCCAGGAAATCACGAACACCGTGATGCCCTGGTCGACGCACCATTTGATGTAGGATTTCTCGGGGCGCAGATCGAGGATGTAGAACTTGTTGATCCAGGGCGGCACGATCAGGAGCGGCGTGCGCAACACGTGCTCCGTCGTCGGCGAATACTGGATCAGCTGCATCAGATCGTTCTGGTAGATCACCTTGCCCGGCGTCGTCGCCATGTTGACGCCGACCTCGAGATTGCTCGGATCGGACTGGCGGATGCGCAGCGTGCCGTGGCCGGCCTCGATATCCTCGGCCAGCATCTTCATGCCGCGGACCAGATTGTCGCCGCTGCTGTCGACGGTGGCGCGCAGCAGTTCAGGATTGGTCAGGACGAAATTCGACGGCGCGATCGCGTTGGTGATCTGCTGCACATAGAACTCGGCCTTCTTGCGGGTATGCGGATCGATCCCTTCGGCGTCGTGGACCAGTTGCTGCGCCCATCGCGAGGTCAGGAGGTAGAGCTGCAGGATGAAGTCGAAGAACTGGTTCGATTTCCACTCCGGATCCTGGAAGCGCTTGTCGCGCGGGGCCGGCTCGATCGCCGGCTTGGCGTCGGCTTCACCGGCCATGCGGCGCGCCGCCATGCCCCAGAGATCGAGATAGTCCTTGCCGAGCTGCATCTGCAGTGCCGAGGCGCGCTCCTTGTCGGACAGCCAGTATTCGGCGATCACGCTGAACGTCTTGACGACCTCGCCGAACTCGTTCGGCGTCTTGTCGCGGAGCTCACCGTTCTGGCGCGGCTTCAGATAGGCCGCAAGCGCCTGGCCGCTGCTCTCCATCGCGCGCGCGATGTTCATGGCGAAGGCTTCGGCGTTGAATTTGGGGGCGGTCTGGGAGTCGGGAATGACGTTGCTCATCTCAAGGACACTATCGCTTCGTATCGGGGGCGTCATCGCGCGGTGCGGCATTGATAATCAGTCAAATTCCAACGTTTCGTTGTGTTGCACTGCGACAAAAAAGCTTTGTTCTGACATATTGATGCCTCAGCGGATGGTTTTGGTGCTTCCGGCTTTAATCGTTTCGGACAACAATGGTTTGAACGACTAAGGTAAGATTTGACGCAGCGGGGACGCTGCAAGGCTTGTACCAGTGCGGCTCGTACCAGTGCGGCCCGTGTCGGCGAGGGTGCGCATCGCGCGCGGCCTGCTTGTTGGGGATATTCGGCGGATGCCGATCGATCGGATGATGAGGGGGCTCGTGGGCGCCGCGCTGCTTGCGTCGATGGCGGCGCTGGGCGGCTGCTCGAGCACGGTTGCCGATATGACATTGCCCGCCGACGCCCCGGCGCGGGCAAAGGATCCGAGCGGCTATCTCCCGGTTCACGATTTGCCGCCCGATCGTACCGAGCAGACCATGAAGCCCGCGGATCAGGCGAAGCTCGAGCAGGAGCTGATCGCCGCGCGCGACCACCAGGCCCAGGAGTCCGGCGCGACCCAGAATACGTCCGGGAAGTGAGGCCGAACGGCCGATCAGCGCTGGCGCCACCGGGCGTCCGTGCTAAAAGAACCTCAATTCAACCGCATATCCGGCCGTCGCCCGCTGATTGCGCGCCTGAGTTCGCTTTAAGTCATTGATTTAAGTGCGATTTCTGGATGAGGCCGGCTCCGGCCTCGAACAAGCCGCAGGGGTGATCGATTCTGGCATGCAGGTTTGTCGGAGCAAGGGTCCCATGGAAGATTTCTACCGCATTCGCCGTCTGCCGCCTTACGTCTTCGAGAAGGTCAACCAGGCCAAGGCGGCCGCACGCAATGCCGGGGCCGACATCATCGACATGGGCATGGGGAACCCGGACCTGCCGACCCCGCCGCATGTGATCGAGAAGCTGAAGGAGACGCTGGGCAAGCCGCGCACCGACCGCTACTCGGCCTCGCGCGGCATCAACGGCTTGCGCAAGGCCCAGGCCGGCTATTACGCGCGCCGCTTCGGCGTCAAGCTCAACCCGGACACCCAGGTCGTCGCGACCCTCGGCTCGAAGGAGGGCTTTGCCAACGTCGCCCAGGCGATCACCGCGCCAGGCGACGTCGTGCTCTGTCCGAACCCGAGCTACCCGATCCATGCCTTCGGCTTCCTGATGGCCGGTGGCGTGATCCGCTCGGTGCCGTCGGAGCCGACCCCGCAATTCTTCGAGGCGGTCGAGCGGGCGATCATTCATTCGATCCCGAAGCCGATCGCGCTGATCGTCTGCTATCCGTCGAACCCGACCGCCTGTGTCGCCGACCTCGACTTCTACAAGGACCTGGTCGCGTTCGCGAAGAAGCACGACATCTTCATCCTGTCCGATCTCGCCTACGCCGAAGTCTATTTCGACGACAACAATCCGCCGCCGTCGGTGCTGCAGGTACCGGGCGCGATCGACGTCACGGTCGAGTTCACCTCGATGTCGAAGACCTTCTCGATGGCCGGCTGGCGCATGGGTTTTGCGGTCGGCAATGAACGCATCATCGCAGCGCTGGCGCGGGTGAAGTCCTATCTCGATTACGGCGCCTTCACGCCGGTCCAGGTCGCGGCGACCGCTGCGCTGAACGGACCTGACGACTGCATCCGCGAGATGCGCGACACCTATCGCAAGCGCCGCGATGCGCTGGTCGAGTCGTTCGGCCGCGCCGGCTGGGAGATTCCGCCGCCGCAGGCCTCGATGTTCGCCTGGGCGCCGCTGCCCAAGGCATTCGAGGCCGTCGGCAGCATGCAGTTCGCAACCTTGATGGTGGAGAAATCCGGCGTCGTGGTGTCGCCCGGTGTCGCCTTCGGCGAGCATGGCGAAGGCTATGTCCGCATCGCGATGGTGGAGAATGAGCAACGGATCCGGCAGGCTGCGCGCGGCGTGCGCCGCTTCCTTGAAAGCGGCATCGAAACGTTGCACAACGTGGTTCCTCTCGCCAACCGACGCTGATCTCCCGGGTTCCTGAATTCTCATGGTTGCACCGTTGAAAGTGGGCATAGCGGGGCTCGGCACCGTCGGTGCCGATGTCCTCCGCCTGATCGATACGCAGGCGCGCGTGCTCGCCGAGCGCTGCGGCCGCGGTGTGCGGGTCACGGCCGTCACCGCACGCTCGAAAGCCAAGAAGCGCGGTCTCGATCTGGCCGGCATCGCGTGGGCCAAGAGCCCGCAGGCGCTCGCCGAGGATCCCAACATCGACTGCTTCGTCGAGTTGATGGGCGGCGCCGGCGATCCTGCGCTGTCGGCAATCGACGCCGCGCTGAAGTCGGGCAAGTCGGTCGTGACCGCCAACAAGGCGCTGATCGCCAAGCATGGCCTGCGTCTCGCCGCCGCCGCCGAGAAGCATGGCGGCGCGTTGAATTTCGAGGCGGCCGTCGGTGCAGCGATCCCCGTCATCAAAACGCTGCGCGAGGGGCTCGCCGGCACCGGCATCAGCCGCGTCTATGGCATCCTCAACGGCACCTGCAACTACATCCTGACGCGGATGGAGCAGGAGGGCCTGTCGTTTGAAGAGTGCCTGAAGGATGCCCAGCGCCTCGGCTATGCCGAGGCCGACCCGTCGTTCGACGTCGACGGCTACGACACCGCGCAGAAACTTGCGATCCTGGCGAGCCTCGCCTTCGGCACCAAGGTCGCCGAGAGCGCGGTCTATGTCGAGGGCATCTCCTCGATCGCACCTGAGGACCTCAAGGCCGCTGCGGAGCTAGGCTACCGGGTCAAGCTGCTCGGGGTCGCGGTCCGCACCGCGAAGGGCATCGAGCAGCGCGTGCATCCGACCATGGTGCCGAAATCGTCCTCGATCGCCCAGGTGATGGGGGTGACCAATGCGGTGACTGTTGACGGCGAGGGCATTCCGCCGATCACGCTGGTCGGGCCTGGCGCGGGCGGCGGCGCGACCGCCTCGGCCGTGGTCGCCGATATCGCCGATGTGGCGCGCGGCATCCGCGCCAGGCCGTTCGGGCTGCCGGTCGAGCGGTTGCGCGACACCACCAAGGCGCCGATGGAGCGCCACGAGGGCGGCTACTATATCCGCCTGATGGCGCGCGATCTTGCAGGCACTGCCGCAACAATCGCCACCCGGCTGGCCGAACAGAAGATATCCCTGGAATCGATCGTGCAGCGTCATCCGGATGGCGTCGACGTGAACGGTGCGGCCAAAAAACCTTCACCGGTTCCGGTCATTCTGATTACCTATGCTACCACCGAGGATGCGGTGCATCGGGCACTGGCCGCGGTGCAGCGCGACAAGGTCATCAGCGGGCGGCCGCAGGTGATCCGGATCGAGAAGAACTAGAGCGTTTTCGAGCGAAGTGGGTACCGGTTCGCGTGAAGAAAACGCGTCAAATGTAGAATCTGGAACTTCCATTCCGATACGATCGGAATGGCAGTTCCAGCGCTCGGCCCGAACGGGTCGCGCGCGAGACGATTGATGCGGGCAGGGGTCCCTGTCCCTGAGACCTGAGGAGTACGCGATGTCGACCCATATTTCCGTTCCGCCGCAGATGCTGCTCGAGCGCATCCTGACGCTTGAAATCGTGCGGGTGACGGAGCGCGCGGCGGTGTCGGCCGCGCGGCTGCGCGGCCACGGCCAGGAGAAGGCGGCCGACAAGGCCGCGGTCGACGCGATGCGGCGCGAGCTCAACAAGCTGCCGATCGAGGGCACCATCGTGATCGGCGAGGGGGAGCGCGATGAGGCGCCGATGCTGTTCATCGGCGAGAAGGTTGGGCTCAATGCCGGTCCCAGGGTCGACATCGCGGTCGATCCGCTCGAAGGCACCACGCTGTGCGCCAAGAACATGCCGGGCTCGATCGCCACCATGGCGATGGCCGACGGCGGCACGCTGCTGCACGCGCCAGACGTCTACATGCAGAAACTCGCAGTCGGTCCGGGCTATGCCAAGGGCGTCGTCGAGCTCGATGCCTCGCCGGCCGACAACGTCCGCCGCCTCTCCAAGGCCAAGGGCGTCGATCCCTCCGCCATCAACGTGCTGGTGCTCGACCGCCCGCGCCATGCGGACATCATCAACAGCGTGCGCTCGACCGGCGCTGCAGTGCAGCTGATCACCGACGGTGACGTCGCCGGCGTCATTCACTGCGCCAAGCCCGACGAGACCGGCGTCGACATGTACATCGGCACCGGCGGCGCGCCCGAAGGCGTGCTGGCGGCCGTCGCGCTGCGCTGCATCGGCGGCCAGATGCAGTGTCGCCTGATCCTCGACACCGAGGAGAAGCGCGAGCGCGCCCACAAGATGGGGGTCACCGACCCGAAGATGATCTACGGCATCGAAGATCTGGCCCGCGGCGACTGCCTGTTCGCCGCCACTGGCGTCACCACCGGCTCGCTGCTGTCGGGCGTGAAGTTCAAGAAGGACGTGATCGAGACCGAGACCGTGGTGATGCGCTCGGTGACCGGCACCGTGCGCTACATCAAGGCCGAGCACCGGCAGCTGGAGAAGTTTCATCTCGATTGAGAACAAGAACAACAACAATCGTCGTCATTCCAGGGCTCGCGAAACGAGAGCCCGGAATGACAAAGTGAAAGTGTGACGCAACCAAAAACAACAAAGGGAGAGACGCGCATGTCCGACATCTCCGGTGTCAAAGCCCTGGTCTTCGACGTGTTCGGCACGGTGGTCGATTGGCGCACCAGCCTGATCAACGACTTCACCAAATGGGGGGAAACGCGCGGCGTCACGGTCGACTGGACCGCGCTGGTCGACGGCTGGCGCGCGGTCTATTCCGCCTCGATGGATGAAGTGCGCAAGAACCCGCAAAACGGTTATGTCATCCTCGACGTGCTGCATCGTCGCTCGCTGGAGACGCTGGTCGCGCAGCTCGGCATCAAGGGCCTGACCGACGCCGACCTGCACCATCTGACGATGGGCTGGCACCGCCTCCATGCCTGGCCCGACAGCGTCGCGGGGCTGACGCGGATGAAGACGAAGTACATCCTCTCGCCGCTGTCGAACGGCAACGTCGCGCTGCTCACCAACATGGCGAAGTTCGCTGGCCTGCCCTGGGACCTCGTGATGTCGGCCGAGCTGTTCGAGCACTACAAGCCCGATCCGGAGACCTATCTCGGCGCCGCAAAGCTGCTCTGCCTCAAGCCCGAGCAGGTGATGATGGTCGCCGCGCACAATTACGATCTCAAGGCCGCGCAGAAATACGGCCTGAAGACGGCCTTCGTGCCGCGCCCTAGGGAATACGGCCCGCTGCAGAAATACGACCTCGAGGCCAGGGGCGACTGGGACATCGTCGCCAACGATTTCGGTGGGATAGCCGACAAGCTCGGCTGCTAGGGCTGGCCTGCGAATCATTGAAGCGTTACGGTTCTTTCCTAGATCGTTCGGTTCCGAGTAGTTCGAAACCGAACGATCTAGATTCTGTTTTGACGCGTTTTCTTCACGCGAACCGATGTTCACTCGCTTGAAAACGCTGTTGCTCGGAAAGGACCATGACGCTCCACGCATCCGCACTGCCCGTCGAGATGCCACCGGCATTCCTCGGCGTGACGCGCTCTCTCACCGGAAAGCTCTGGCGCGACCGGCTGGATGCGCGCGGCGCGGCGCGGG from Bradyrhizobium genosp. L includes:
- a CDS encoding PHA/PHB synthase family protein, with product MSNVIPDSQTAPKFNAEAFAMNIARAMESSGQALAAYLKPRQNGELRDKTPNEFGEVVKTFSVIAEYWLSDKERASALQMQLGKDYLDLWGMAARRMAGEADAKPAIEPAPRDKRFQDPEWKSNQFFDFILQLYLLTSRWAQQLVHDAEGIDPHTRKKAEFYVQQITNAIAPSNFVLTNPELLRATVDSSGDNLVRGMKMLAEDIEAGHGTLRIRQSDPSNLEVGVNMATTPGKVIYQNDLMQLIQYSPTTEHVLRTPLLIVPPWINKFYILDLRPEKSYIKWCVDQGITVFVISWVNPDKELGKKTWADYMTEGPLTAMDVIEKATGEMKVHTAGYCVGGTMLASTLAYLAEKRRQRVTSATFFAAQVDFTQAGDLLVFVDEDQISALERDMQESGVLEGSKMAMAFNMLRSNDLIWSYVVNNYLKGKSPSSFDLLHWNSDATRMPASNHSYYLRNCYLENRLSTGTMVLDNTLLDLSKVKVPVYNLAAREDHIAPAESVLYGSQFFGGPVKYVLSGSGHIAGVVNPPASKKYQYWTNDNIKGVKLADWMKGAEEHKGSWWPDWRQWLESHDPEQVPAREAGSVATPPLEDAPGSYVRVRA
- a CDS encoding LL-diaminopimelate aminotransferase; translated protein: MEDFYRIRRLPPYVFEKVNQAKAAARNAGADIIDMGMGNPDLPTPPHVIEKLKETLGKPRTDRYSASRGINGLRKAQAGYYARRFGVKLNPDTQVVATLGSKEGFANVAQAITAPGDVVLCPNPSYPIHAFGFLMAGGVIRSVPSEPTPQFFEAVERAIIHSIPKPIALIVCYPSNPTACVADLDFYKDLVAFAKKHDIFILSDLAYAEVYFDDNNPPPSVLQVPGAIDVTVEFTSMSKTFSMAGWRMGFAVGNERIIAALARVKSYLDYGAFTPVQVAATAALNGPDDCIREMRDTYRKRRDALVESFGRAGWEIPPPQASMFAWAPLPKAFEAVGSMQFATLMVEKSGVVVSPGVAFGEHGEGYVRIAMVENEQRIRQAARGVRRFLESGIETLHNVVPLANRR
- a CDS encoding homoserine dehydrogenase; the encoded protein is MVAPLKVGIAGLGTVGADVLRLIDTQARVLAERCGRGVRVTAVTARSKAKKRGLDLAGIAWAKSPQALAEDPNIDCFVELMGGAGDPALSAIDAALKSGKSVVTANKALIAKHGLRLAAAAEKHGGALNFEAAVGAAIPVIKTLREGLAGTGISRVYGILNGTCNYILTRMEQEGLSFEECLKDAQRLGYAEADPSFDVDGYDTAQKLAILASLAFGTKVAESAVYVEGISSIAPEDLKAAAELGYRVKLLGVAVRTAKGIEQRVHPTMVPKSSSIAQVMGVTNAVTVDGEGIPPITLVGPGAGGGATASAVVADIADVARGIRARPFGLPVERLRDTTKAPMERHEGGYYIRLMARDLAGTAATIATRLAEQKISLESIVQRHPDGVDVNGAAKKPSPVPVILITYATTEDAVHRALAAVQRDKVISGRPQVIRIEKN
- the glpX gene encoding class II fructose-bisphosphatase; its protein translation is MSTHISVPPQMLLERILTLEIVRVTERAAVSAARLRGHGQEKAADKAAVDAMRRELNKLPIEGTIVIGEGERDEAPMLFIGEKVGLNAGPRVDIAVDPLEGTTLCAKNMPGSIATMAMADGGTLLHAPDVYMQKLAVGPGYAKGVVELDASPADNVRRLSKAKGVDPSAINVLVLDRPRHADIINSVRSTGAAVQLITDGDVAGVIHCAKPDETGVDMYIGTGGAPEGVLAAVALRCIGGQMQCRLILDTEEKRERAHKMGVTDPKMIYGIEDLARGDCLFAATGVTTGSLLSGVKFKKDVIETETVVMRSVTGTVRYIKAEHRQLEKFHLD
- a CDS encoding haloacid dehalogenase type II, whose amino-acid sequence is MSDISGVKALVFDVFGTVVDWRTSLINDFTKWGETRGVTVDWTALVDGWRAVYSASMDEVRKNPQNGYVILDVLHRRSLETLVAQLGIKGLTDADLHHLTMGWHRLHAWPDSVAGLTRMKTKYILSPLSNGNVALLTNMAKFAGLPWDLVMSAELFEHYKPDPETYLGAAKLLCLKPEQVMMVAAHNYDLKAAQKYGLKTAFVPRPREYGPLQKYDLEARGDWDIVANDFGGIADKLGC